GCTTTTGCTGATCCTGTCCGCCTTACTGATCGGCGGTTTGACCGTCGCCGGTAACGGCATGGAGATCAACACCGGGCTTCCGGCGGCGACAATGCAGATTTTGATCATGCTCGTTTTGCTGACAATTATGACGGTGGGAGGAAAGAGAAAGGCATGAATGAACTAACAACGATTCTCATTTGCATGGTCAGCGCAGGAACTCCCATCATTTACGCGCTGCTTGGGGATTTGGTTGGCCAACGAACCGGCATCACCAGCCTGAGCGTAGAAGGAAGCATGCTTTGTGGCGCATGTGTAGGCTTTGCCGTAGCAGCCGGGAGCGGAAGCCTGTTTTTGGCTGTTTTGTGCGCAGCGATTGCAGGCGGCTTGATTGGGCTGATCCAGGCGTTCCTTTCCATCTCCAGAAAAAGCAACATGATGGCGACCGGGTTTATCCTGATTTTCTTTGCGCAGGGCCTGACCACCTTTTTTGGAAGATCGCAGCTCGGCGTCAGCCTTGGAAAGTCGTTTTCCCTCGCCATTCCGGTTCTGAGCAAGATTCCGGTGATTGGGCCGGCCTTTTTTCAGCAGGATATTCTGACGTATATCGCTTATGTACTTCCGGTGTTAGCTTGGTGGTTCCTGACAAAAACAAGAACGGGGCTGGTGCTCTGTTCTGTGGGGGAACGGCCTGATGTCACAAGAGCGTACGGGTATAACCCGGTGGTTCTGCAATACGGAGCGGTTATTTTTGCAGGTGTTCTGGCTGGAATCGGCGGGGCACATATGAGCGTGATCTATGCGATGAGTTGGGCAAACAACATGATCAACGGACGGGGAATTATTGCCTCCTCTCTGGTGATCCTCTGCTCGTGGAAGCCGCAGCGAGCATACCTTGCGGCGTATCTGTTCGGCCTGGCACAGGCGCTGCAGATATTCTTCCAGATCCACGAAGTGCCCATTTCCATGTATGTGACATTGATGATGCCCTACCTGTTTACATTGGTTGCTCTGGCAATTATTTCGACGTCCAAAAAGCCGTCGATGCCGGAACAACTGAAAATTATTACTTAAAGAAAAAGGACGGAGGAAAAACAATGAAAAAAGTAGTTGCAATGATGTTGGTGCTGGTTCTGCTCGCGGCAACGCTGGTGGCATGCGCAAAGCCGGCTGACCCCACCCAGACGCAGACGGAACAGACGGGCGACGTCAAGCCCGGTGCGGGGGCAAAGAAGCTTGGCATTATCCTGAGCGGAACAAAAGACGACTATGGCTTCAACCTGAATTTCGTGCAGCTTGGTGAACTTGTTGAGAAAGAGCTTGGCATTGAAGTCGTGATCAAGGAAAACGTCCCTACAACCTCTGACAGCGAAGGTGTCATGGAGGAGCTGATTGCACAGGGGTGCACCATTCTGTTCCCCTCGCAGTTTGGATTCCTCGAATACTCGCACAATGTCGCGCTGCGTCATCCTGAGGTAGCGTTCT
The genomic region above belongs to Vescimonas coprocola and contains:
- a CDS encoding ABC transporter permease, coding for MNELTTILICMVSAGTPIIYALLGDLVGQRTGITSLSVEGSMLCGACVGFAVAAGSGSLFLAVLCAAIAGGLIGLIQAFLSISRKSNMMATGFILIFFAQGLTTFFGRSQLGVSLGKSFSLAIPVLSKIPVIGPAFFQQDILTYIAYVLPVLAWWFLTKTRTGLVLCSVGERPDVTRAYGYNPVVLQYGAVIFAGVLAGIGGAHMSVIYAMSWANNMINGRGIIASSLVILCSWKPQRAYLAAYLFGLAQALQIFFQIHEVPISMYVTLMMPYLFTLVALAIISTSKKPSMPEQLKIIT